aaaaaacctcgagaGATATTAATTAGATACGCATCTAGCCTGTCTGCTTGGCTCCTATCCATCATTTGAAGCTCTGAGGCTTCCAAGGCTGGAACTTGATAAGATCGTTAATGGCGGCCCCATCATGTCCATGCAACTCGTTTCCATCGACTCAATCCAAATAAACAGCTTGCTATAATTTTAGTTCGGGATTTCTTATTGCTCTACTCAAAAACTTCGGAACACCCaacatatttttgtaatatttttcttgtatttgctACAGAAaggtatttatttttcttgcagaaTACCTAATTATAAACTCCCTTCatgttatttataaaacaaatcaggattaaatattatattcttaaccttttttttttttttggaatgttTCTTAGACTTCGGAATACACATTATATAAGGGTAGCCCTCCTCCATTACATGATATAtagctaaacaaaatatttgggttgtatttactttcattttattttatttttgcttccttctctagttttcttatttattctaaaattgatttttctatgaaaaattgagaaaataattttattaaatacaaaatatttaaagtaGAAAACAAGACCCTTACTGAAgtacttaaattaaaaatgttaaaagaaataatcataaaatgttAGAAGCTAAACCAAATAAAACTCTTATTTTTATGGTGAAGCATTTGAAAAACagtcattttgatgtttttaaattttttagaaaaacaaaattagaaaatacaaaacaaaaaaactatactAATTTTGTTCTAAATTAGTAACacattatctttaattttatgttttgttaaaaacatttgaaaaaagagaaaactttACACAAGTAAACACAACCTTAAAtactcataaaaaaatgttttaagttTTACGTGAATGGAGGGAGATAAAGTACAAAAAATAGATATGAACTACTCATATAATCCACgctattattacttttttagtaaaaaaaaaagaaagaaaatcgttgtgttcttaattatttaagaaaaaaaattataaatactatacacatatctaattaaataaattgttaatttacACCTTGTTATGGGTTGtaattttgttattagaaaaatgagaatgcatgtttttttaacattttatttgataaaaaataataattataatttgagaAGCTCacatatgtatttaattaaatcaaccaaaaaccacttgcaaaaaaaatatattggagtACTAATTTGACCTCCTTTATTATTGGCAAACACTTAtagtaatgaaattatataaaataataagataattgtccggtaaaaataaaataaagataagattGTTATCAAAAGCCAAGATTTTTATctaatacaaatatattttttattgtaaagttTATCTTttaccacaaaaaaattattttatagtgaaaataaaattaatttatataaataataataatgaaagatgaaattatgcGTACCACGTTcaaaatacaacaaaattaGAAACTTATGcagaaatcattttaattaattcaattaaccATAGCTGATAGGGTCAAATGGATACGAATGCGGCGACTTGGATGGTTTTGGTGTGGTTAGTAGGGTGAATTAGAGAATCGTCGTTCCATATATATTATCTTCCATTTCCTAAGCAACTAGCACGAAGCACAATTGATGGATTCCATGGaatcacacacacaaacattatcctgcaaaaaaaaaatcgtctTTTGACCCCActtactttctctctctctccccccgacgaaaaaaaaggaaaatacatCATCATCCATAACATATCTTCCCATGACACAACAACAAAGACATGGTAAAAGCATTGTTTCTTTGAATATAATCTACTCACAATCTTAAGAaacgaaacaaaacaaaaatgcaaaaaccaATAGAAGGTCGAGGAGTAGGAGGAGGTGGAGGTGAGCCAGAAGGAATGAAGTCAATGGAGTTGGATCTTGATCTCGCTAACTCTTGGCCTTTAGATCAGATCTCTTTTATTTCCTCAAACCCCATGTCTCCTTTTCTTATTTCTACTTCTACTGAACAGCCTTGTTCTCCTCTTTGGGCTTTCTCTGATGCCGTTGATGATAGACTTGCTGCTACTGCTTCTGGTCAGGCTTCCCCTGCTCTCGCTGCTGCTGCCTCCTGCCGCTTGTCTGATTATCCTATCTTAGTCACATGTTAGTCACGTGTTttgcttaattttcttttctttcctgtttttttttgcttgaactTTGGTGTTTTGTACGTGAATGAATGAAGAGTATTAAATGCTACAGTTGCTTTCTTTGGCTGAGAAGATGTGAAAAAGTTGtaatttttgctttcttttgttGGGTTTTGTGCTAGAAATGATTTGACTTTTTCCTCTTACTTTCTCAGATTGAAAAGTTTGTGACTGTGTGTGTGGTGGTGAAtgtgtggagagagagagagagagagagagttgatattgggttttcttttctgttttgaaGTTTTATTGCCTTTCTTTTGGTCATGTTTGGCGCTTGTGATTGGTTAATTTGAGcttttttgatttgatcatgtagtatttattttgttttgctgaCTGTATTGAGGTATTGAAAACTCATTggtgtttgaatttgattagaaTTTTCTCAAGGCAATCTCTATCACAGAAATTGGAACTCTGGGAACATGATTCTACAAAAGCCAACACTTAAAGCAATAGAAATGAAACATAAACATGATCTCCAGTGTTTTGGAAGACGAGAAagccaaaaactaagaagaacgAAAAAGTGATGCCATTAATTTGTTTCTGTTTTGATGGCCTTAATTTTGTCTTCCCTCAAATGGATAATATTAGTTAATACCCAAATTCAGTACTGTCTTCAATTTGGAGACTTAATTCAAGTTTAGTGTTCTTTTCACTATCTTCTTGACAAAATTTCTATCCTTCAAAGTTTGTGATCGTACTGAGGATTTTGCTAGTCTAAAGTAGCTTTCGGTATTGTGGTAGCggttttttaatgtgttttttgctttgaaatacattaaaataatgttttgtttttttttaaaaaattatttttaacatcattacatcaaaacgatcttataatatgaaaagattaattttaagcaaaaataaatttaaaatttttgtgaAACACTATTTGGGCTGTGTTCCTAAACGGCAAGTAGGTTGCTCTTGCTCTTGCACCAGTTAACTGCATCATTTAGTTTTTGGTAGTTTATCTTCTCTATATAGCACTACAACTCATTAAGCACTCTCTGGATGGTgatcatttgtttcttttttcttttccaacttGGAAATTTGCTAAATGCAGGTAATCCAAATTTGATAACCGAAAGCCAAGGGGAAAATGATGATAACAGTAAACTTCCTTCTCCATTTTTGGGATTGATGCCTATTGACAACCCAGATGGTTATTGTATGATTAAAGAGAGAATGACACAGGCCCTAAGATATTTCAAAGAATCAACTGAACAACATGTTCTAGCTCAGGTTTGGGCACCTGTGAAGAATGGGGGTCAACATGTATTGACAACTTCAGGGCAACCCTTTGTTCTGGACCCTCATAGTAATGGACTTCATCAGTATAGGATGGTCTCTCTCATGTATATGTTCTCTGTGGACGGCGAGAGTGACAGAGAACTTGGGCTTCCTGGCCGTGTTTTCAGACAAAAGTCTCCAGAATGGACTCCAAATGTTCAGTATTACTCCAGCAAGGAGTATTCACGGCTTGATCATGCTCTGCGCTACAATGTCCGAGGAACATTGGCTTTGCCGGTCTTTGAACCTTCTGGACAGTCTTGTGTTGGTGTTCTTGAACTTATTATGAATTCACAGAAGATCAACTATGCACCTGAGGTTGATAAAGTGTGCAAGGCACTTGAGGTTGGGTTTCATCTCCCCTCGATATGCACTTTAATCACATGTTATTTCCTTTCCTAATTGAGCTTGGTGCtatcctttaatttttagttGGATTTCCTTTGGAAAACTTGGATATATAATTGGCAAATAATACATATTGAGATTCCCCAGTCACATAATTTCAGTTATTCTGCAGGcagtaaatttaaaaagttcagAGATATTGGATCCTCCAAGCATACAGGTGAGCtgtaatgatatattttatgtgaAATCTGGTATTGTTGGGAGAACAACCAGATAAAACTTGTGCTCTTCTTTCATTTCTTGATCCTCTATTCTCACAGACGTATACTTGGCACTGCTTTTAAACCAGATTTGTAATGAAGGTCGCCAAAATGCACTGTCTGAAATCTTGGAGATATTGACAATGGTGTGTGAAACTCATAAATTGCCCTTGGCTCAGACATGGGTTCCATGCATACATCGTAGTGTCTTGACGTATGGTGGTGGTCTGAAGAAGAGTTGTACCAGCTTTGATGGCAATTGCAATGGCCAAGTCTGTATGTCCACTACTGATGTGGCATTCTATGTAGTGGATGCTCACATGTGGGGTTTTCGGGAGGCCTGTCTTGAGCATCACTTACAAAAGGGTCAGGGTGTTGCTGGGAGGGCGTTTTTGTCCCAGAACTCATGCTTCTGCCCAGATATCACCCAGTTCTGCAAGACTGAGTATCCTCTAGTACATTATGCACGGATGTTTGGATTAACCAGCTGTTTTGCAATCTTCTTGCGGAGCAGTTATACTGGAGATGATGATtatattcttgaattttttctgCCCCCTAGCATCACAGACAGTCACGAACAGAAGACATTTTTAGGCTCCATATTGGCAACAATGAAGCAGGATTTCCAGAGTCTTAAGGTTGCTTCAGGGATGGACCTTGAAGATGAAGGATTTGTAGAGATGATTGAAGCCACTGCTAATGGGAGACTTGAATGCATTCAGATACCCCAACCTACAAAATCTCCCCCTGGTGATAATATGTTGCCAAATGAAGGACACATTGGGCAAATTGATTCAGAAAAGAACAATTTAATGTTTGACTTGGATGTCATACAAAATGGAGGCAGTGCTGTTCAAGCTGACAGAAAACAAACTCCTCCATCTCATCCAGAGAAGAAAGAGACAAAAAAGCCAACAGAGAGGAAACGTGGAAAGGCAGAGAAAACAATTAGTCTAGAGGTTCTCCAACAATATTTTGCTGGAAGTCTGAAAGATGCTGCAAAGAGACTTGGTGGTATGATTACACACTTAAAAATTGTTGCTTGCAATTTTCTCTTGTCATTGCAAAGATGctgatttctttctttataaatgCTGTTTAATGTTGTGATATAGGATGTTATAAATGGATTTTTCTTAGACAATTTCTTGTGTCACACTTTACAGTTTGCCCTACTACGATGAAGCGCATTTGCAGGCAGCATGGGATCTCCCGCTGGCCATCTCGCAAGATCAACAAGGTTAATCGTTCCCTGTCTAAGCTAAAGGGGGTAATTGAATCAGTCCAAGGCACTGAAGGAGCATTTGATTTAACTCCTCTTACTCTTACTACAAGTCCACTTCGTGTTGCTGATGGCACCATCTCTTGGCCTTCCAATTTGAATGGTAGCAATCAACAGAACTCACCAAACTCTAAACCCCCTGAATATCATGGCAACAGGAATGGATCACCTACCTGTAGAAAACCAGGAAGTGATGGGCAGGCTGGTTTTGAAGATCAATTGCTAGGATATAGAATATTGAGTCGAGAGAAACTAAATGTGCAAAACAGGTTTTCACCAGAGTTAGGTCGAGGCTCAAACAGATCCCAAAAAAGGAGTGGCTCAAGGGATGGGAGTGCAGGGACTCCTACTTCTCATGGCTCATGCCAAGGTAGCCCAGAAAATGAAAGTGCACCTGTAAAGGACCCATCTGTTTCTCCTGTCCATGAGCGATGTATTAAAGCTGGGGTATCACCTGAGCTGGCTCTTCAACAAACCAAGGAACAAAATCTGTCAACTGCATACTCAATACCTGATGCTCTTGTTGCAACAGAAGCCCAGGAACCGTTTCGTGGGATGCTAATAGAGGATGCGGGGAGCTCAAAAGATTTGAGAAACCTTTGTCCTGCTGTGGCAGATGCTATTGTGGATGAACGAGTTCCAGAATCTAGTTGGACAGATCCTCCATGTTTCAATATGCTTCCCACACAAATGTTTGCTGCTCCTTTGCATGCAATTCCTCAGGCGACAACCAGCCAAGAAATGAAGAGTGTAACCATAAAGGCAACATACAGGGAAGACGTAATAAGGTTTCGAATTTCTCTGAGTTCTGGGATTGTGGAGTTGAAAGAGGAAGTGGCCAAGAGGCTGAAGTTGGAGGTGGGTACTTTTGACATCAAGTATCTGGATGATGATCATGAGTGGGTTCTGATAGCTTGTGATGCTGACTTGCTGGAGTGCATGGATGTTTCAAGATCATCAAGCAGTAATATAATCAGGCTCTCAGTTCATGATGCAAATGCCAATCTTGGGAGCTCCTGTGAGAGCACTGGGGAGTTATGATTAGGCTGTCTTTgtaaatatggaaaaattttGAGCACAATTATTAGATTACTAGGCAAACGAAGCTGTAGAATTTTGGTTCAGAGAAGTTGACTGGATTCTAAGAAATTTTCCTTCGAGTTATAGAGATCCACTTCTTTAGATTTATACACTGCCAGGGTGACTGAAATGACTATATTTGATTTCATATATCCCTTTCATGCGGAGGGTTCTCATATATTAAAAGCCTAGTTTGTTTCTTTCAAGGAGTTCGGTGGAAGACCCAAACATTTCCAAGCCAATAGGTTGCTTAGTGGAAAGACTGCTGGAACCATTTATGGTttgctgatatatatatataggcgtTGGAGTGCACTAGACAAGTCACAtcgttattaaataaattaagtgaTAAATAAATGGAATTCAACTTTTTAGTATAATGCATGGAATGATATCTTTATAATGAAAGATTATAAAGTATAAAAGGTAAGCTACCTCACCTTAATCCTCAAAATTTAtagcataaataataaaataaggataatatgatatattatttatttaaaatctaaccTAAATTGATAATTTGATCCATGACACGAGTAATTCGAAAGCCTAACACTTTGAGTTTATCACCATGTACAAAATgactaaattattaaaattacattgagtttattactttataaaataattagtttttgaagATCATTTTGAgttaatcattataaaataaaatgatttttcaaattattttaaaattatcactttataaaataacaatatattttaaaatcctctttgaaaatgactaaaatctaaaaaattatctcaagttTTTCActttgtaaaattattattttttcacaatcACACGAAGTTCATCactctataaaataatatatttttaaaatcacttctAATTTATCATGCTATTTGATTCTAGCgtttttcaattgattctagTGATTTCAAatcttgatatattaatttcctgttttttaataacttttcgGTTTAgtcttaaattttatctaacttGAGGTTAGTGAAGGacgagaaaagaaggaaaaggaaaagaaaagagatagtTAGCCAATTAATGTATTgttatcatttttataaatcaagtcatgaatttaataattaatttgggttaatttaatatatcattttcttgatataaaagaagaagatatcaCTGTGAACTCCGGTCAGCTTCATTCTTAATTAGATAAATAGCATCACctaaaaaaccatattttttaaagcatatGCTTCTTGGTTTATTTTAGTAGATAGAcgcatttatttttccttgcacAATCAGAGCGCGGATAGCTAGCTAGTTTCTTCTCTTTCAGCCCTCTGAACCGTGGCCATTCCGAGAGGAATTTGTCTTCCTCGAGCTTCCATTGACAACCACCTCTGATAAGCCCACGTCACCCTTGGCCTGCCTTGCTGCTATCTGTCTTTGTGTGGATCTGTAGTACACAGCATATAGGATCAATTGGGCCACTGCAAATAATGCGCCCGTTCCATTGGGAGCCTGAAAAACAAACCATCGGACTGTTAATTTAGAACACACACAGAGGGAGGAGGGACGGCGGCGGGAGAGATGATTACCAGAATGAAGGggtcaaatttgataaaagcaTAAGCAGACCAGGCAACACCATTGGCAAAGGAAGCAAGGGAGACGTAAAATGGCATGTACTCCACACTTTTTGTAGTAATCACGATTTTCTGCATGATTAAAACAATCCTATCAGTCAACTGAACAAATTATGTTTAGCCCAGAATTAAGCTCACAATTTCTCCTAATCTAGCTAGTAACCTCCGTTATGAAAATCAGCAcacacatgaaattaaaaagatagaGCAATCAAGATTTAAGGAATTGACTGAAATTTGCATGATTTAGGAGACTAACCATGACTGATAAAGGTGAAGCATACATCATGGTGTTAAAAACTATGGCAACAATTCCAACAATGGCAGTTCTCTTCTTGGTGGTATGGACTAGAGTTAGGACCAGAGTGGCGAGGAGAGCGATGGATACAACCTCAGCAAGCACAATTTGGAGCACCTTAAACCTCCTTTTCTTGTCTGAgtaaataagaaaaaggagaaggTAGACCGTCTCAATAGCAACCCCTGTTCCATTTATGGTCCAAACCAAGGTGCTGTTGGGGTGCACAATGGGTAGTCCGTATAAGACCCAAACCATGCAGTTGATCAAGGTTGCAAGGTATGGGGCTGGTGAGAATTGCTCCACTGATTTCTTTCTCCATATCTGTGCAAAAGTTGGCCTGAGAAAGTCAATAAAAGAAAAcgtaagtttttaaattaatactcgAACCATGCAAGTTTTACATTTTACTTCCTAAAGAAGGTTCAGCAAAtcaagtgtttttaatttatttttgaaaacaaaaacaataagaaaagaaaatgcatatGTAATTTggtcccatatatatatatatataattaaaaaaaaaatggggcgACTTTATAATTCACATAAGTTggtttaaatattatcaaatagaCAAAGCATGCTATAGAATGTATTAAACTGAGAAAGAAAATTGATGCAAGGATAAAGTAATAATCAGATTAAACATGCATACAAGGTTTATAAAATATCCACGCAGTTCAAGAGACTGTGTGCTCAAGAACCATTCGCAGTAGTACTTACACTGGTGACAAGAACAGGAGAAGTGAGATGACATTTCCTACAAGATAAGCAAACAAATCCCACGTCATTAcagaaaaattataagaaaccCAAAAGCATTCTCCTCTTCTCTAATACACAGACAAGAAACCCAAAAATCCCTCAGAATGTTAATGGAGCTTAAAGAAACTAATTAgaacatcatttttatataattaagaaacTAAATAAACCTTCTTACCTATGATGCCAACCACAGTTCTAACAAGGTCTGCAGAAACCATGATTCTGAGATGTGAGGCTCTAAACTAAAATGAAGAAATGTAATTCCTTATATTGAAGATGTTTTGATGTGAAGAGAATATAGATAAAGAGTCTCATAAGCAAGGGAGATGAATTAAGGAAGGTATTCGGTGAGTGCGTGTCTTGCAAGCTTAAATTTGGCACCTAAATCCAGAAGAAGGGGTTACATGCATTGCAGGAATTGGCTCGTGCAATTCGCACTAACACGTGTATCAGTGTATCTTAACTCGCTTCCTGTATTTTAAGAAACTAATAAAGTAGTCCTTTTGTTTCTAAGAATCTCATACTTAATCCTTTTTTACTTTTCGTCCATTTGTATCTTTAGGATGGGACAAGtttgaaaatagaaaagaattatcataaaaataattgtcatgaatttttttaaaaaaaaaaactatgttttcaaTGAAgtctaatcatttttttattttatttgtgtgataagatagataaataaaaattaagacaataaaaagaaagaatataagggatgaaaaaggaggaaagaaagaaaaaagggtctaaggaattaaaaaactatataatggCCTGGGagatcatgcaaaaaaaaaaaaaaaactaaataggaTAATTGATTAGAAAAATCCTAAAGAGATCCTAGTTTAAGATGCAAATAAGGAAATAATATAAAGTTCTATTATTGTTCTAGTTTACTTTTGTTCcatgtattttcaaaaataaaatttttttaaaaaaatatgttttcaatgAAGTTTAatcgtttttttattttattttgtgtgataagatagataaataaaaattaaaataataaaaagaaagataacaaaatataagggatggaaaaagaggaaagaaagaaaaaaggtctAAGGAACCAAAAAACTATATAAGGGGagatcatgcaaaaaaaaaaaggaggagaattaagcaaaattagaaaaatcctAAAGAGATCCTagtttaagaagaaaataaggaaataatataaagttctattatttttctagttttgttttgttccatgtatttaaaaaaatataaattttttttcaaaaaatatgttttcaataaagttcaattatttttttattttattttgtgagaTAAGATAgataagtaaaaattaaaataataatacgaATTAATGGGTAGATGAAACAAACGGGGTATAGTAATATCATGGTTTGtggagataaaataattattgggTATTCCAACTTCCAAGAACGCACTCCTTCAACTCCTATATTAACTATTCATTGACCCCCGTCGCCTCTAGCATATCTGATACTCATAATTGCTCCTTGGAAGGTGGGTCATGGCGAGGTCTTCAAGTGCACATGCATCCATCTCGTTTTTGCTTTCCTCGTCAATTTATTGCTAtctgatcttcttcttcttcttcttcttttatggaGGATTTGGTGTCATTAATTCCTCGAAGAAAAGATTTGCTGTGATGTAATTATAAGACGCCATTGTTCTTTGATGTGGTTAGCTTATCTATacatttcaagaaaaaagaagaagcaaagagCTCAAAAGTATCACCATGTGCTGGCTTCGTAGCAGCTAGTTTTAGTGTCAAAATGGATGGTGATGGAATTCTATTACTAAATAACTCCaaatcaaattcattatttCAACGCTCATTAGAGTAGCAAAACTCATTAAATACAAAACCACCCCAAGATTTCATTGCATTTAAGTTGCCaagtttttcacttaaaaaaaaaacattaaattgatgttttaaaatgattttaatatactaatatcaaaaatttaaaaaatatatatatcattttaatatattttgaattaaaaaacactatacGCTGAAATACCCCCACACATGCTTAAGCAGCCAGGCCATTCATGGTGAAAAGAATTAGAATGGGTGGAGGCAGCCGCCAGCCGGTGACCCAACCACTAAAGATGAATTCAATTGAGGTGCTTTAATTTTCTCTATTTATCCATTAAAGACAAGGAATATATTCCTCAGTATGGTTAGAGCATGTGGTCAACTCATTTAAGCAAAGTTACAGCAGCTAATTCCTCAGGGGCTTGTCCATGTAAACGAGGGATTGCATTACAGTTAACCTGGACATGGACTGATGGACCCATGGCAGTACAGTTCAGTACCATATCAAGAAATCTGCAGTGCCCAAATGAATGGTATGCCCCAACAAAAATGATGCTTCCTTCCAATCTATCTAGTTCTTGATAGATATCTTATCACCTGATACTGATTACGAGAAGATGCTCATATATGGAGTATCGTGGGCACTGAAGTCATAATAGGATATATTATTCAGACATGAGTTGAAAGAATCCACAGAAATATGGCTGCGATTGGCTACGCCTAATCATGGTAGCCTTTGGATGGACGAGAACTTACGTTGCTGCTTTTATGAAAGAACTTCCTGTCAGTCCTCCGTGTCTAGTGGCTCACAGGGATTAGAAATCAACATGCTATCATTGGTTGAGCAGTGCAATCATTGAGAATGAAGGCAACATAAATTTTTACCAGCTATTGTTGATGCCACTCCGCTG
This region of Populus alba chromosome 3, ASM523922v2, whole genome shotgun sequence genomic DNA includes:
- the LOC118034411 gene encoding bidirectional sugar transporter SWEET7, producing MVSADLVRTVVGIIGNVISLLLFLSPVPTFAQIWRKKSVEQFSPAPYLATLINCMVWVLYGLPIVHPNSTLVWTINGTGVAIETVYLLLFLIYSDKKRRFKVLQIVLAEVVSIALLATLVLTLVHTTKKRTAIVGIVAIVFNTMMYASPLSVMKIVITTKSVEYMPFYVSLASFANGVAWSAYAFIKFDPFILAPNGTGALFAVAQLILYAVYYRSTQRQIAARQAKGDVGLSEVVVNGSSRKTNSSRNGHGSEG
- the LOC118034402 gene encoding protein NLP6, which translates into the protein MQKPIEGRGVGGGGGEPEGMKSMELDLDLANSWPLDQISFISSNPMSPFLISTSTEQPCSPLWAFSDAVDDRLAATASGQASPALAAAASCRLSDYPILVTCNPNLITESQGENDDNSKLPSPFLGLMPIDNPDGYCMIKERMTQALRYFKESTEQHVLAQVWAPVKNGGQHVLTTSGQPFVLDPHSNGLHQYRMVSLMYMFSVDGESDRELGLPGRVFRQKSPEWTPNVQYYSSKEYSRLDHALRYNVRGTLALPVFEPSGQSCVGVLELIMNSQKINYAPEVDKVCKALEAVNLKSSEILDPPSIQICNEGRQNALSEILEILTMVCETHKLPLAQTWVPCIHRSVLTYGGGLKKSCTSFDGNCNGQVCMSTTDVAFYVVDAHMWGFREACLEHHLQKGQGVAGRAFLSQNSCFCPDITQFCKTEYPLVHYARMFGLTSCFAIFLRSSYTGDDDYILEFFLPPSITDSHEQKTFLGSILATMKQDFQSLKVASGMDLEDEGFVEMIEATANGRLECIQIPQPTKSPPGDNMLPNEGHIGQIDSEKNNLMFDLDVIQNGGSAVQADRKQTPPSHPEKKETKKPTERKRGKAEKTISLEVLQQYFAGSLKDAAKRLGVCPTTMKRICRQHGISRWPSRKINKVNRSLSKLKGVIESVQGTEGAFDLTPLTLTTSPLRVADGTISWPSNLNGSNQQNSPNSKPPEYHGNRNGSPTCRKPGSDGQAGFEDQLLGYRILSREKLNVQNRFSPELGRGSNRSQKRSGSRDGSAGTPTSHGSCQGSPENESAPVKDPSVSPVHERCIKAGVSPELALQQTKEQNLSTAYSIPDALVATEAQEPFRGMLIEDAGSSKDLRNLCPAVADAIVDERVPESSWTDPPCFNMLPTQMFAAPLHAIPQATTSQEMKSVTIKATYREDVIRFRISLSSGIVELKEEVAKRLKLEVGTFDIKYLDDDHEWVLIACDADLLECMDVSRSSSSNIIRLSVHDANANLGSSCESTGEL